Proteins encoded by one window of Mustela erminea isolate mMusErm1 chromosome 5, mMusErm1.Pri, whole genome shotgun sequence:
- the MLH3 gene encoding DNA mismatch repair protein Mlh3 isoform X2: MIKCLSVEVQARLRSGLAICSLGQCVEELALNSIDAEAKCVAVRVNMETFQVQVIDNGLGMGSDDIDKVGNRYFTSKCNSLQDLENPRFYGFRGEALASIADMASAVEISSKKNRTGKTFVKLFQNGKALKACEADLTRPSAGTTVTVYNLFYQLPVRRKCMDPRLEFEKVRQRIEALSLMHPSISFSLRNDVSGSMVLQLPKTKDVCSRFCQIYGLGKSQKLREIKFKYKDFELSGYISSEGHYNKNMQFLFVNKRLILRTKLHKFIDFLLRKESIICKPKNGSATRQMNSSPRHRSNPELHGIYVINVQCQFCEYDVCMEPAKTLMEFQNWDTVLVCIQEGVKMFLKKEKLFVELSGEDIKEFSEDNDFSLFSATLQKHVPSDEKGDQASFREACNSILDSYEMFNCQSKAVKRKAAIENRRNTQNSRDSEDLRKETDDSFLYVYESDGSGHSKAIESSLQIKDSSCSESRILEQQTAEVSESGENEKHKELCLELNCSEDPCGTSSEMFASPFQTSYCFEKSGDDLEIQNASTIVNGLATSILENNGTQNKLERFKDATKMGCQPLPFAPTLSRVHGAQREEEKRKKQPSNCGRINIFSYGQVKLCSTGFITHVVQNEQTKSTEREHLLKNYIQPGPVSAKETFVNRACHSVETPNIKDRTSTLSKEFAQLSNKKLCRTNTNLGLENKPIATYKNVSISQESSKKSHIGCLLPDTSSSSPWCIPLSNGSTKIDELIGSSKPIARKKLRLSSQLGSLEKFKRQYGKVKNLLNIEVEENNNFEISTSLSPQIEPDIPWTDQNHLDNSDICKVTSKHKDPNNSCQTVSHILYSKKFPFSNEEDCLEQQMPCLRESPITLKELSHFNRKPLCVKQSPKSLASKLSRMKGSERETQAMEMMSHFYELPLSDSRRKDHDLCSGLTLDSCKLFQSEYEKTESGIIPMLDSITQDNSFNKDSETYSNNKTENSVIPETPLVLPCNHSNVVSKDSDVLVASEPQIGSPDSPSRMSVGHVEDSTSDQNGPCFQSEEFIARTCSVDEESSTCSLDWQQHFDVALGRMVYINKITGLSTFTAPTEDVRAACTKDLTTVAVEVIHENDTVVDDPVGRESLQSLFSEWENPVFARYPEVAVDVSSGQAKSLVVKIHNVLYPYRFTKEMIHSMQVLQQVDNKFIACLMSTKTEENGEAGGNLLVLVDQHAAHERVRLEQLITDSYEKQKPQDSGRKKLLSSIVSPPLEIKVTEEQRRLLRCYHKNLEDLGLEITFPDTSDSLVLVGKVPLCFVEREANELRRGRAPVTKSIVEEFIREQVELLQTTGAIQGTLPLTVQKVLASQACHGAIKFNDGLSPEESSRLIEGLSRCQLPFQCAHGRPSMLPLADIEHLEQERQIKPNLAKLRKMAQAWYRFGKAERCDDARQSLEASMPPCEPP, encoded by the exons ATGATCAAGTGCTTGTCAGTTGAAGTACAAGCCAGATTGCGTTCTGGTTTGGCTATATGCTCCTTAGGCCAGTGTGTTGAGGAGCTTGCCCTCAACAGTATTGATGCTGAAGCAAAATGTGTGGCTGTCAGGGTGAACATGGAAACCTTCCAAGTTCAAGTGATAGACAATGGACTTGGGATGGGGAGTGATGATATAGACAAGGTGGGAAATCGTTATTTCACTAGTAAATGCAACTCTCTACAGGACTTGGAGAATCCCAGGTTTTATGGTTTCCGAGGGGAGGCCTTGGCAAGTATCGCTGACATGGCCAGCGCTGTGGAAATTTCATCCAAGAAAAACAGGACAGGGAAAACTTTTGTGAAACTGTTTCAGAATGGAAAAGCCCTGAAAGCTTGTGAAGCTGACTTGACTAGACCAAGTGCTGGGACAACCGTAACAGTATATAACCTGTTTTATCAGTTACCTGTAAGAAGGAAATGCATGGATCCTAGACTGGAGTTCGAGAAGGTTAGGCAGAGAATAGAAGCTCTCTCACTCATGcacccttccatttctttctctttgagaaaTGATGTTTCTGGTTCTATGGTTCTTCAGCTCCCCAAAACCAAAGACGTATGCTCCCGATTTTGTCAAATTTATGGACTGGGTAAGTCccaaaaattaagagaaataaaatttaaatataaggacTTTGAGCTTAGTGGCTATATCAGCTCTGAAGGACATTATAATAAGAATATGCAATTTTTGTTTGTGAACAAAAGACTAATTTTAAGGACAAAGCTGCATAAATTCATTGACTTTTTACTGAGGAAAGAAAGTATTATTTGCAAGCCAAAGAATGGCTCTGCTACTAGACAAATGAATTCAAGTCCTCGGCATCGGTCTAACCCAGAACTCCACGGGATATATGTAATCAATGTGCAGTGCCAGTTCTGTGAGTATGATGTGTGCATGGAGCCAGCAAAAACGCTGATGGAATTTCAGAACTGGGATACTGTTTTGGTTTGCATTCAGGAAGgagtgaaaatgtttttaaagaaagaaaaattatttgtggaaTTATCAGGTGAGGACATTAAAGAATTTAGTGAAGATAatgattttagtttatttagtgcTACTCTTCAGAAGCATGTGCCCTCTGATGAGAAGGGTGACCAGGCCAGTTTCCGAGAAGCATGTAATAGTATTTTGGATTCCTATGAAATGTTTAATTGTCAATCAAAAGCTGTAAAAAGAAAAGCTGCtatagaaaacagaagaaacacaCAGAATTCTAGAGATTCAGAAGATCTCAGAAAAGAGACAGATGATTCATTTTTGTACGTTTATGAATCAGACGGCTCAGGCCATAGTAAAGCAATAGAGTCATCTTTACAAATCAAAGATAGCTCTTGCTCAGAATCAAGGATCTTGGAACAACAGACAGCTGAAGTATCAGAatcaggagaaaatgaaaaacataaagaactttGCTTAGAACTTAACTGTTCAGAAGATCCCTGTGGAACCAGTTCAGAAATGTTTGCAAGCCCTTTTCAGACATCATACTGCTTTGAGAAGAGTGGGGATGATTTAGAAATACAGAATGCAAGTACTATTGTTAATGGCCTGGCTACCAGTATCCTGGAAAATAATGGAACCCAGAATAAACTAGAGAGATTTAAAGATGCTACCAAAATGGGATGCCAACCTCTGCCTTTTGCGCCAACATTATCGAGAGTACATGGTgctcagagggaggaagagaaaaggaaaaaacaacctAGTAATtgtggaagaataaacatttttagttaTGGACAAGTTAAGTTATGTTCCACTGGCTTTATAACTCATGTGGTACAAAATGAGCAAACTAAATCAACTGAAAGAGAACATTTGCTTAAAAACTATATTCAACCTGGTCCTGTGAGTGCCAAAGAAACATTTGTAAATAGAGCGTGCCATTCAGTTGAGACTCCAAACATCAAAGACAGAACTAGCACTTTAAGTAAAGAATTTGCTCAACTGTCTAACAAAAAATTATGCAGAACAAATACAAATTTGGGGCTAGAGAACAAACCTATAGCaacttataaaaatgtttctatttctcaGGAAAGTAGTAAAAAATCACACATAGGTTGCTTATTACCTGACACATCCTCTTCTTCCCCTTGGTGTATACCTCTTTCAAATGGTAGTACGAAAATAGACGAATTGATTGGTTCCTCCAAACCCATAGCCCGTAAGAAGCTAAGATTAAGTTCACAACTGGGATCTTTAGAGAAGTTTAAGAGGCAATATGGGAAGGTTAAAAATCTTCTGAATatagaagtagaagaaaataataattttgaaatctcTACCAGTCTCAGTCCTCAAATAGAACCTGACATTCCATGGACAGACCAAAATCACTTGGACAACTCAGACATTTGTAAAGTCACTAGTAAACATAAAGACCCAAATAATAGTTGTCAAACAGTAAGTCACATCCTTTACTCAAAGAAGTTTCCATTCTCCAATGAAGAAGATTGTTTGGAACAACAGATGCCTTGCTTACGAGAAAGTCCTATAACTCTAAAGGAGTTATCTCATTTTAACAGAAAACCTTTGTGTGTCAAGCAGTCTCCTAAATCTTTAGCCTCTAAATTATCCAGAATGAAAGGTTCGGAAAGAGAGACTCAAGCAATGGAAATGATGAGTCACTTTTATGAACTTCCACTATCAGATTCCAGGAGGAAAGACCATGACTTGTGCAGTGGGTTAACCTTAGATTCTTGTAAGTTATTTCAAAGTGAATATGAAAAAACAGAGAGTGGCATCATTCCAATGTTGGACTCTATCACACAGGATAATTCCTTCAATAAGGATAGTGAAACATACTCTAACAACAAAACAGAGAACTCTGTGATACCAGAAACTCCTTTGGTGTTACCCTGTAATCATTCTAATGTTGTCAGTAAAGATTCAGATGTTCTTGTGGCTTCAGAACCACAGATAGGAAGTCCTGACTCTCCCAGTAGAATGTCAGTGGGTCACGTGGAAGATTCCACCTCTGACCAAAATGGACCGTGTTTTCAGAGTGAAGAGTTTATAGCAAGAACTTGTTCTGTAGATGAAGAGTCAAGCACATGTTCTTTGGATTGGCAGCAGCATTTTGATGTGGCCCTGGGAAGAATGGTTTACATCAACAAAATAACTGGACTCAGCACATTCACTGCTCCCACTGAGGATGTTCGGGCTGCTTGTACTAAAGACCTAACAACTGTAGCTGTGGAGGTCATACATGAGAATG ATACTGTGGTGGATGATCCTGTAGGTAGAGAATCACTTCAGTCTTTGTTCTCAGAATGGGAAAATCCAGTATTTGCCCGTTATCCAGAG GTTGCTGTTGATGTAAGCAGTGGCCAGGCCAAAAGCTTGGTGGTTAAAATACACAATGTCTTGTATCCTTATCGTTTCACCAAAGAAATGATTCATTCAATGCAG GTTCTCCAGCAAGTGGATAACAAGTTTATTGCCTGTTTAATGAGCACCAAGACTGAAGAGAATGGCGAGGCAG GTGGAAACCTGCTGGTTCTAGTGGATCAACATGCTGCCCACGAGCGTGTCCGCTTAGAGCAGCTGATTACGG ATTCCTATGAGAAGCAAAAGCCACAGGACTCTGGTCGGAAAAAATTACTGTCTTCCATTGTAAGTCCTCCACTAGAGATAAAAGTGACAGAGGAACAAAGGAGACTCTTACG GTGTTACCACAAAAATCTGGAAGATCTGGGCCTTGAAATTACATTTCCAGACACCAGTGATTCTCTGGTCCTTGTAGGAAAAGTACCACTCTGTTTTGTAGAAAGAGAAGCCAATGAACTTCGAAGAGGAAGAGCTCCTGTGACCAAGAGTATCGTGGAG GAATTTATTCGAGAACAAGTGGAG CTACTCCAGACCACAGGAGCCATCCAGGGGACTTTGCCACTAACCGTCCAGAAGGTGTTGGCATCCCAAGCCTGCCATG GGGCCATTAAGTTTAATGATGGGCTGAGCCCAGAGGAGAGCAGTCGCCTTATTGAAGGCCTGTCCCGGTGCCAGCTGCCATTCCAGTGTGCTCATGGGAGGCCTTCTATGCTGCCGCTGGCTGACATAGAGCACTTGGAACAGGAAAGACAG ATTAAACCCAATCTTGCTAAACTTCGCAAAATGGCCCAGGCCTGGTACCGCTTTGGAAAAGCAGAAAGATGTGATGATGCAAGGCAAAGCCTGGAGGCATCCATGCCTCCTTGTGAGCCACCGTGA